A single window of Deltaproteobacteria bacterium DNA harbors:
- a CDS encoding OsmC family protein — protein MQDLPHTYSVSAQSKPEGDVTLASAGLAAIASAAPIEFGGPGDRWSPETLLVAAVADCFTLSFRAVAAASKLAWISLDVSASGVLDKVERATRFTRVEVRAALRVHAGVDPARAQRLLERAEQICFISNSLVCPRHLEASVDVVA, from the coding sequence ATGCAGGATCTCCCGCACACGTACTCGGTCAGCGCGCAGTCGAAACCCGAGGGCGACGTGACGCTCGCGTCGGCGGGCCTCGCCGCGATCGCGTCCGCCGCGCCCATCGAGTTCGGCGGCCCCGGTGATCGCTGGTCGCCCGAGACGCTGCTGGTCGCCGCGGTCGCGGACTGCTTCACGCTCTCGTTCCGCGCCGTCGCCGCGGCCTCGAAGCTCGCGTGGATTTCGCTCGACGTGAGCGCGAGCGGAGTCCTCGACAAGGTCGAGCGCGCTACGCGCTTCACGCGCGTCGAGGTGCGCGCTGCGCTGCGCGTGCATGCCGGCGTCGACCCCGCGCGCGCTCAACGCTTGCTCGAGCGCGCCGAGCAGATCTGCTTCATCAGCAACTCGCTCGTGTGCCCGCGGCACCTCGAAGCGAGCGTGGACGTGGTCGCGTAG